A genome region from Paramisgurnus dabryanus chromosome 12, PD_genome_1.1, whole genome shotgun sequence includes the following:
- the paics gene encoding bifunctional phosphoribosylaminoimidazole carboxylase/phosphoribosylaminoimidazole succinocarboxamide synthetase isoform X2 → MQNTAELKLGQKLNEGKTKQIFELVDEAGHVLVQSKDQITAGNAVRKDQMEGKAAIANNTTCCVFKLLQDAGIKTAFVRQHSETAFVASRCEMIPIEWVCRRIATGSFLKRNPGVNEGFRFAPLKMEMFFKDDANNDPQWSEEQLLAAGFELAGLTIGRCEVDIMSKSTMAIFEVLEKAWATQDCTLVDMKIEFGVNVATKEIVLADVIDNDSWRLWPAGDRSQQKDKQVYRDLKEVTPEAMQMVKRNFEWVAERVKLLLESTGKGRVVVLMGSTSDVAHCEKIRKACGSYGIPCHLRVTSAHKGPDETLRIKAEYEGDGVPTIFVAVAGRSNGLGPVMSGNTTYPVINCPPITSDWGAQDIWSSLRMPSGLGCSTVLSPEAAAQFAAQILGLNDHTIWAKLRASMLNTWISLKQADKKLQACTL, encoded by the exons ATGCAGAACACAGCAG AACTGAAATTAGGACAAAAACTGAACGAGGGCAAGACCAAGCAGATATTTGAGCTGGTGGATGAGGCCGGTCATGTTCTGGTCCAATCTAAAGATCAGATTACAGCGGGCAATGCGGTTAGGAAGGATCAGATGGAGGGCAAAGCCGCTATAGCCAATAACACCACCTGCTGTGTGTTCAAACTACTGCAGGATGCTG GAATCAAGACTGCATTTGTCAGGCAACACTCTGAGACTGCGTTCGTGGCGTCCCGCTGTGAGATGATACCTATTGAGTGGGTCTGCAGACGGATCGCCACAGGCTCCTTCCTTAAACGAAACCCTGGAGTAAATGAGGGCTTCCGCTTCGCTCCTCTAAAGATGGAGATGTTCTTCAAG GATGATGCCAACAATGATCCTCAGTGGTCAGAGGAGCAGTTATTGGCTGCTGGCTTTGAACTGGCAGGCCTGACCATCGGCCGCTGTGAGGTGGACATCATGAGCAAAAGCACTATGGCCATTTTTGAAGTCCTAGAGAAAGCCTGGGCCACACAGGACTGCACTCTGGTGGATATGAAA ATAGAATTTGGTGTGAATGTGGCCACTAAAGAGATTGTGCTGGCTGATGTGATTGACAACGACTCATGGAGGCTGTGGCCGGCTGGGGATCGCAGCCAGCAGAAAGACAAACAG GTGTACCGTGACTTGAAAGAAGTTACTCCGGAGGCCATGCAGATGGTGAAGAGGAACTTTGAGTGGGTTGCTGAGCGAGTGAAG CTGCTCCTGGAGTCAACAGGAAAAGGAAGAGTTGTGGTTCTGATGGGTTCTACTTCAGATGTCGCTCACTGTGAAAAGATCCGCAAGGCTTGTGGTTCATATGGAATTCCCTGCCATCTTCGAGTGACCTCGGCTCATAAAGGCCCGGATGAGACACTCCGTATAAAAGCTGAATATGAGG GTGATGGAGTGCCCACCATATTTGTTGCAGTTGCAGGAAGAAGTAATGGCCTAGGTCCTGTGATGTCAGGGAACACCACTTACCCTGTTATTAACTGTCCTCCTATTACCTCTGACTGGGGTGCTCAGGATATCTGGTCATCTCTACGCATGCCTAGCG GTTTAGGCTGCTCCACGGTTCTTTCTCCTGAAGCCGCTGCCCAGTTTGCAGCTCAGATTCTGGGTCTTAATGATCACACGATTTGGGCCAAACTTCGGGCCTCAATGCTAAACACCTGGATCTCCCTAAAACAGGCTGACAAGAAACTACAAGCATGCACCTTGTAA